In Gossypium raimondii isolate GPD5lz chromosome 12, ASM2569854v1, whole genome shotgun sequence, a single window of DNA contains:
- the LOC105764810 gene encoding pyruvate dehydrogenase E1 component subunit alpha-3, chloroplastic, producing MATAFSPSKFAAQPFPLNTTSQNNPLTIPTTASAFLGSTRKPILLSSSSNLNLRRGSLTVVKENKSKSTPNLLITKEEGLELYEDMVLGRAFEDKCAQMYYDSKMFGFVHLYNGQEAVSTGFIKLLKQQDSIACTYRDHVQALSKGIPARAILSELLGKATGCCRGQGGSMHIFSREHNMLGGFAFIGEGIPIGTGAAFTSKYKREVLKEADCDHVTSAFFGDGACNNGQFYECLNMAALWKLPIVFVVENNLWAIGMSHLRATSVPPIYKKGPAFGMPGVHVDGMDVLKVREVAKEAIGRARRGEGPTLVECETYRFRGHSLADPDKLRDPAEKAHYAARDPITALKKYLIDNSLASEADLKAIDKKIDEVVEEAVEFADESPVPSKSQLLENVFADPKGFGIGPDGRYRCEDPKFTEGTAQV from the exons ATGGCTACAGCTTTCTCACCTTCCAAGTTTGCCGCCCAACCATTCCCTCTCAACACCACGTCTCAAAACAACCCTCTTACAATCCCCACTACCGCCTCAGCCTTCCTCGGATCCACCCGCAAACCCATCCTCCTTAGTTCTTCTTCCAATTTGAATCTCCGCCGTGGATCCTTGACCGTCGTCAAGGAAAACAAATCCAAATCTACCCCCAATCTA ttaattacaAAAGAGGAAGGGTTGGAATTATACGAAGATATGGTATTAGGAAGAGCGTTTGAAGATAAGTGTGCTCAGATGTATTACGATAGTAAAATGTTTGGTTTCGTTCATCTTTACAATGGCCAAGAAGCTGTTTCAACTGGTTTCATTAAGCTCTTAAAGCAGCAAGATTCCATCGCCTGTACTTACCGTGATCACGTGCAGGCCTTAAGCAAAGGCATCCCTGCACGTGCTATCCTGAGTGAGCTCTTGGGTAAGGCCACCGGCTGCTGCCGTGGCCAAGGTGGATCAATGCATATATTCTCGAGGGAGCACAATATGCTTGGCGGGTTCGCTTTTATTGGTGAAGGAATCCCTATTGGCACCGGTGCGGCTTTTACCTCTAAGTATAAGAGGGAGGTTTTGAAAGAAGCGGATTGCGATCACGTCACTTCGGCATTTTTCGGGGATGGGGCTTGTAACAATGGACAGTTCTATGAGTGTTTGAATATGGCAGCGTTGTGGAAATTGCCCATCGTGTTTGTTGTTGAGAACAATTTGTGGGCTATTGGGATGTCTCATTTGAGGGCTACTTCTGTTCCTCCAATTTATAAGAAAGGACCAGCTTTCGGGATGCCGGGTGTTCATGTGGATGGGATGGATGTATTGAAAGTGAGGGAAGTGGCTAAGGAAGCAATTGGCAGAGCTAGGAGAGGAGAAGGTCCAACATTGGTAGAATGTGAAACATATAGGTTTAGAGGACATTCATTGGCTGACCCTGATAAGCTTCGTGACCCTG CTGAGAAAGCTCACTATGCTGCCAGAGATCCCATCACAGCACTGAAAAAATACCTCATTGACAACAGTCTGGCCAGTGAAGCAGACTTGAAGGCTATAGATAAAAAGATAGATGAGGTGGTAGAGGAAGCCGTTGAGTTTGCAGACGAAAGCCCTGTTCCTTCTAAAAGCCAACTGCTCGAAAATGTATTTGCAGATCCAAAAGGTTTTGGAATCGGACCTGATGGCCGATATAGATGTGAGGACCCAAAGTTCACTGAAGGCACTGCTCAGGTCTAA